The following are encoded together in the Streptomyces flavofungini genome:
- a CDS encoding ABC transporter permease: MATATASTPVRDTGIGALLRRRAVVKLLLLAVVAAVAVPILNAKWASGAWPEALTVDLTEPLTKASDWIIDNRDSHWLFTYFFGHISNAIVLSVRGVYLVLLAAGWAGVTVAAGAIAWRVAGLRLAALATAAFAVCGLLGMWVPTMQTLALMVVAVLASVIVGMLLGLAAGLNDRIFRMMRPVLDTMQVLPAFAYLLPVVLVFGIGVPAAVLATVVYSAPPMARLTALGLRGADGGVMEAVASLGATARQRLLSARLPLARKELLLGLNQTIMMALSMAVIASVIGAGGLGDRVYQALSSVDVGQALAAGIPIVLLAVVLDRVTGAAGERLGAHTEDNSPLRGWRGWSIAAAVTLACALAARFADRLEWPTSWVVQIAEPVNTAKDWMVDHLYTGVPVVGGTADWAAHFTKYVLDPLRDGLQGLPWWSVLLIVAALAWVIGTWQTALTAVLAMAAIGVLDVWNASLDTLSQVLAGVAVTVVLGFAIGIAASRSRRLEALLRPVLDVFQTMPQFVYLIPVVALFGVGRAPAVAAAVVYALPAVIRITTQGLRQVSPAAMESAQSLGATSWQQLRQVQLPLARPALMLALNQGVVLVLAVVVIGGLVGGGGLGYDVLAGLARGDLATGLVGGIAIVCLGLMLDRVTQPTERRAKKGA; encoded by the coding sequence ATGGCCACCGCCACCGCTTCGACCCCGGTACGAGATACGGGGATCGGCGCCCTGCTGCGGCGCCGCGCCGTCGTCAAGCTCCTGCTGCTCGCCGTCGTCGCGGCCGTCGCCGTGCCGATCCTCAACGCCAAGTGGGCCTCCGGCGCCTGGCCCGAAGCGCTCACCGTCGACCTGACCGAGCCGCTCACCAAGGCCAGCGACTGGATCATCGACAACCGCGACAGCCACTGGCTGTTCACGTACTTCTTCGGGCACATCTCCAACGCCATCGTGCTGTCCGTGCGCGGCGTCTACCTGGTGCTGCTCGCCGCGGGCTGGGCGGGCGTCACCGTCGCCGCGGGCGCCATCGCCTGGCGTGTGGCGGGGCTCAGGCTCGCCGCCCTGGCCACCGCCGCGTTCGCCGTCTGCGGCCTGCTCGGCATGTGGGTGCCGACGATGCAGACGCTCGCGCTGATGGTCGTCGCCGTGCTCGCCTCGGTGATCGTCGGCATGCTGCTCGGCCTCGCCGCCGGGCTCAACGACCGGATCTTCCGCATGATGCGCCCGGTCCTCGACACCATGCAGGTGCTCCCGGCCTTCGCCTACCTGCTGCCCGTCGTCCTCGTCTTCGGCATCGGCGTGCCCGCGGCCGTCCTCGCGACGGTCGTCTACTCGGCCCCGCCGATGGCCCGCCTGACGGCCCTCGGTCTGCGCGGCGCCGACGGCGGCGTGATGGAGGCGGTGGCGTCCCTCGGCGCGACCGCCCGTCAGCGCCTGCTGTCCGCGCGCCTGCCGCTGGCCCGCAAGGAGCTTCTCCTCGGCCTCAACCAGACGATCATGATGGCGCTCTCCATGGCCGTCATCGCGTCCGTGATCGGCGCGGGCGGCCTCGGTGACCGCGTCTACCAGGCGCTCTCCTCGGTCGACGTCGGCCAGGCCCTCGCCGCCGGCATCCCCATCGTGCTGCTCGCCGTCGTCCTGGACCGCGTCACCGGCGCGGCCGGCGAACGCCTCGGCGCGCACACCGAGGACAACTCGCCGCTGCGCGGCTGGCGCGGCTGGTCCATCGCCGCCGCCGTGACCCTGGCCTGCGCCCTCGCGGCCAGGTTCGCGGACCGCCTGGAGTGGCCGACGAGCTGGGTCGTGCAGATCGCCGAGCCCGTGAACACCGCCAAGGACTGGATGGTCGACCACCTCTACACGGGCGTGCCCGTCGTCGGCGGCACGGCGGACTGGGCCGCGCACTTCACGAAGTACGTCCTCGACCCGCTCCGCGACGGCCTCCAGGGCCTGCCCTGGTGGTCGGTGCTCCTGATCGTGGCGGCCCTCGCCTGGGTGATCGGCACCTGGCAGACCGCCCTGACGGCTGTCCTCGCGATGGCGGCGATCGGTGTCCTCGACGTCTGGAACGCCTCCCTCGACACGCTCTCCCAGGTCCTCGCGGGCGTCGCGGTCACCGTCGTCCTCGGCTTCGCCATCGGCATCGCCGCATCCCGCAGCCGCCGCCTCGAAGCGCTGCTGCGCCCCGTCCTCGACGTCTTCCAGACGATGCCGCAGTTCGTGTACCTGATCCCGGTGGTCGCCCTGTTCGGCGTGGGCCGTGCCCCCGCCGTCGCCGCCGCCGTCGTGTACGCCCTGCCCGCCGTCATCCGCATCACCACGCAGGGCCTGCGGCAGGTCAGCCCCGCCGCGATGGAGTCCGCGCAGTCCCTCGGCGCCACCAGCTGGCAGCAGCTGCGCCAGGTCCAGCTCCCGCTGGCCCGCCCCGCGCTGATGCTCGCCCTCAACCAGGGCGTCGTCCTCGTCCTCGCCGTCGTCGTCATCGGCGGTCTGGTCGGCGGTGGCGGCCTCGGCTACGACGTGCTCGCCGGTCTCGCCCGCGGTGACCTCGCGACCGGTCTGGTGGGCGGCATCGCCATCGTGTGCCTCGGTCTGATGCTGGACCGCGTGACGCAGCCGACGGAACGCCGCGCGAAGAAGGGAGCGTGA
- a CDS encoding PLP-dependent aminotransferase family protein encodes MDDSWANRGDESGSGNGGWSVDLHLDTAGTGARSGVRKSLTDALREAVRGGRLAPGTRLPSSRTLAVDLGVARNTVADAYADLVAEGWLTARQGSGTRVAEREVPRPVAPARTPRTGGAPLYNLMAGTPDLASFPRAGWLKAARRALAAAPDDVLGYEDPRGRVELRTALASYLARARGVHADPDRIVVVPGFAHGLTLLGELLHARGLRTVAVESYGLDLHWERLVRSGLRTVPLGFDELGTRTEGLADHRAVLMTPAHQFPMGVPLHPDRRAAAVDWARRADGLILEDDYDGEFRYDRQPVGALQGLDPDRVVYLGTASKSLAPGLRLAWMVLPAEIALEVAELKYSAGAACSSLDQVTLAEFLTSGAYDRHVRAARLRYRRRRDQLVAALADRAPEVRVTGIAAGLHAVVRLPPGSEQAVVQAAHWQRLALQGVSRFRHPLATAPSEDALVVGYGTPPDHAWVAALAALCRALP; translated from the coding sequence ATGGATGATTCCTGGGCCAATCGGGGTGACGAGAGCGGTTCCGGCAACGGCGGCTGGAGCGTCGACCTCCATCTGGACACGGCGGGCACGGGAGCCCGCTCGGGGGTCCGCAAGAGCCTCACGGACGCCTTGCGCGAGGCGGTGCGGGGCGGCCGCCTCGCCCCCGGGACCCGTCTCCCCTCCTCCCGCACGCTCGCCGTGGACCTGGGCGTCGCCCGCAACACGGTCGCCGACGCGTACGCGGACCTGGTCGCCGAGGGCTGGCTCACGGCCCGGCAGGGCTCGGGCACCCGGGTCGCCGAGCGCGAGGTGCCGCGCCCGGTGGCGCCCGCGCGCACGCCGAGGACGGGCGGCGCCCCGCTGTACAACCTGATGGCGGGCACACCGGACCTGGCCTCGTTCCCGCGCGCGGGGTGGCTGAAGGCGGCCCGCCGCGCGCTCGCCGCCGCCCCCGACGACGTACTCGGCTACGAGGACCCGCGCGGCCGCGTCGAACTGCGCACCGCCCTCGCCTCCTACCTCGCCCGCGCCCGTGGCGTGCACGCGGACCCGGACCGGATCGTCGTCGTGCCCGGCTTCGCCCACGGCCTGACCCTGCTCGGCGAGCTGTTGCACGCGCGCGGGCTCCGGACCGTCGCCGTGGAGTCGTACGGACTCGACCTCCACTGGGAGCGGCTCGTGCGCAGCGGCCTTCGCACCGTCCCGCTCGGCTTCGACGAACTCGGCACCCGCACGGAGGGGTTGGCGGACCACCGGGCCGTCCTGATGACCCCCGCCCACCAGTTCCCGATGGGCGTGCCGCTGCACCCCGACCGGCGGGCGGCGGCCGTCGACTGGGCGCGGCGCGCGGACGGGCTGATCCTGGAGGACGACTACGACGGGGAGTTCCGCTACGACCGGCAGCCGGTCGGCGCGCTTCAGGGGCTCGACCCCGACCGCGTGGTCTACCTCGGCACGGCCAGCAAGTCGCTGGCCCCCGGCCTTCGGCTGGCGTGGATGGTGCTGCCCGCCGAAATCGCCCTGGAGGTCGCCGAGTTGAAGTACTCGGCGGGGGCCGCCTGCAGCTCCCTGGACCAGGTGACGCTGGCGGAGTTCCTGACGTCCGGAGCGTACGACCGGCATGTCCGGGCCGCCCGGCTGCGCTATCGGCGGCGGCGGGACCAGTTGGTGGCCGCGCTCGCCGACCGGGCGCCGGAGGTGCGGGTCACCGGGATCGCGGCGGGGCTCCACGCGGTGGTGCGGCTCCCGCCGGGGTCGGAGCAGGCTGTGGTCCAGGCCGCGCACTGGCAGCGGCTCGCGCTTCAGGGGGTGTCGCGGTTCCGGCATCCCCTGGCCACTGCTCCTTCGGAGGATGCGCTGGTCGTGGGGTACGGGACGCCGCCGGACCACGCGTGGGTGGCGGCGCTCGCCGCGTTGTGCCGCGCCTTGCCCTGA
- a CDS encoding isocitrate lyase/PEP mutase family protein, protein MTAGAEAFGALHHGRAPGDPLVLPGPWDAASARVFEEAGFPALATPSAGVAASLGYADGAVPPLEMFEAVARIARAVSVPVSADVEDGYGLPARKLVGRLLDAGVVGCNLEDSRGGGDAAAGALKDPHEQADYLAAVRDVAGGELFVNARVDTYIRGVADLDETLRRARLYVEAGADCVYVIKAPVDVLPALRDGIEGPLNVVFLPGGPSPKELGSLGATRVTFGPGLLFRAMEALRGIVAELG, encoded by the coding sequence GTGACCGCCGGCGCCGAGGCGTTCGGGGCGCTGCACCACGGGCGGGCGCCCGGTGATCCGCTCGTCCTGCCCGGACCGTGGGACGCGGCCAGCGCCCGTGTCTTCGAGGAGGCCGGGTTCCCCGCCCTCGCCACGCCCAGCGCGGGCGTCGCCGCGTCCCTCGGGTACGCCGACGGGGCCGTGCCGCCGCTGGAGATGTTCGAGGCCGTCGCGCGGATCGCCCGCGCCGTGTCCGTGCCGGTCAGCGCGGACGTCGAGGACGGGTACGGGCTGCCCGCCCGCAAGCTCGTCGGGCGGCTGCTCGACGCCGGGGTCGTCGGGTGCAACCTGGAGGACTCCCGGGGCGGCGGGGACGCTGCCGCCGGGGCCCTCAAGGACCCGCACGAGCAGGCCGACTACCTCGCCGCCGTGCGGGACGTCGCCGGGGGCGAGCTGTTCGTCAACGCCCGCGTGGACACGTACATCCGTGGGGTCGCGGATCTGGACGAGACGCTGCGGCGGGCCCGGCTCTACGTCGAGGCCGGGGCCGACTGCGTCTACGTCATCAAGGCACCGGTCGACGTGCTCCCCGCCCTGCGGGACGGGATCGAGGGGCCCCTCAACGTCGTCTTCCTGCCGGGCGGGCCCTCGCCCAAGGAACTGGGTTCGCTCGGGGCCACGCGGGTCACCTTCGGGCCGGGTCTGCTGTTCCGGGCGATGGAGGCGCTGCGGGGGATCGTGGCGGAGCTGGGGTAG
- a CDS encoding aldehyde dehydrogenase family protein translates to MSAQQTIHVAGEWRGAASGATREIIDPADAKPFATIAEGGAEDADAAIAAARAAFDEGPWPGTPVAERAALLRRVADLLVRDREKIGLLESRDAGKTLEEGRVDVDCVADAFRYFADLVIGEGAGRVVDAGSDDIHSVVVHEPIGVCSMITPWNYPLLQASWKIAPALAAGNTFVIKPSEITPLTTVALIELLVEAGLPEGVANIVTGPGHTVGARLADHPDVDLVSFTGGLVSGTKVAQAAALGVKKVALELGGKNPNVVFADACATDEGFDTAVDQALNAAFIHSGQVCSAGGRLIIEESVRERFVAELARRAEKIKLGRGTEDGVECGPLVSKEQREKTEGYVASALEEGAVLRCGGKRPEPTDARPATGYFYEPTVLDQCHREMKVVREEVFGPVLTVETFRTEDEAVALANDTEYGLAGAVWTTDSGRARRMARRMRHGTIWINDFHPYLPQAEWGGFGKSGVGRELGPAGLAEYREAKHVYENLAPKPVRWFAG, encoded by the coding sequence GTGTCCGCACAACAGACCATCCACGTCGCGGGAGAGTGGCGTGGCGCCGCCTCCGGCGCGACCCGCGAGATCATCGACCCCGCGGATGCCAAGCCGTTCGCGACCATCGCCGAGGGCGGTGCCGAGGACGCCGACGCGGCCATCGCCGCCGCGCGCGCGGCCTTCGACGAGGGCCCCTGGCCGGGCACGCCGGTCGCCGAGCGGGCCGCGCTGCTGCGCCGCGTCGCCGACCTGCTCGTGCGCGACCGCGAGAAGATCGGCCTCCTGGAGAGCCGGGACGCGGGCAAGACCCTCGAAGAGGGCCGCGTCGACGTCGACTGCGTCGCCGACGCCTTCCGCTACTTCGCCGACCTGGTGATCGGCGAGGGCGCGGGCCGTGTCGTCGACGCCGGGTCCGACGACATCCACAGCGTCGTCGTGCACGAGCCCATCGGCGTCTGCTCCATGATCACGCCCTGGAACTATCCGCTGCTCCAGGCCAGCTGGAAGATCGCGCCCGCCCTCGCGGCCGGCAACACCTTCGTCATCAAGCCCAGCGAGATCACGCCCCTCACGACGGTCGCGCTCATCGAGCTGCTCGTCGAGGCAGGTCTCCCCGAGGGCGTCGCCAACATCGTCACAGGCCCCGGCCACACCGTCGGCGCCCGCCTCGCCGACCACCCCGACGTCGACCTGGTCTCCTTCACCGGCGGCCTCGTCTCCGGCACCAAGGTCGCCCAGGCCGCCGCCCTCGGCGTGAAGAAGGTCGCCCTGGAGCTCGGCGGCAAGAACCCCAACGTCGTCTTCGCCGACGCCTGCGCGACCGACGAGGGCTTCGACACGGCCGTCGACCAGGCGCTCAACGCCGCCTTCATCCACAGCGGGCAGGTCTGCTCCGCCGGCGGCCGCCTCATCATCGAGGAGTCGGTGCGCGAGCGCTTCGTCGCCGAGCTGGCCCGCCGCGCCGAGAAGATCAAGCTGGGCCGGGGCACCGAGGACGGCGTCGAGTGCGGCCCGCTGGTCTCCAAGGAGCAGCGCGAGAAGACCGAGGGCTATGTCGCCTCGGCGCTCGAAGAGGGCGCCGTCCTGCGCTGCGGCGGCAAGCGGCCCGAGCCCACCGACGCCCGGCCCGCGACCGGCTACTTCTACGAGCCGACGGTGCTCGACCAGTGCCACCGCGAGATGAAGGTCGTCCGCGAGGAGGTCTTCGGCCCGGTCCTGACCGTCGAGACCTTCCGTACCGAGGACGAGGCCGTCGCCCTCGCCAACGACACCGAGTACGGCCTCGCGGGCGCCGTGTGGACCACCGACTCCGGGCGCGCCCGCCGCATGGCCCGCCGGATGCGCCACGGCACCATCTGGATCAACGACTTCCACCCCTACCTGCCGCAGGCCGAGTGGGGCGGATTCGGCAAGAGCGGCGTCGGCCGCGAGCTGGGCCCGGCCGGACTCGCCGAGTACCGCGAGGCCAAGCACGTCTACGAGAACCTCGCGCCGAAGCCGGTGCGGTGGTTCGCGGGCTGA
- a CDS encoding ABC transporter substrate-binding protein, with amino-acid sequence MRVRTRMTAALAGVGALVALSGCGKADMSKQSSPYANAAGAKTVTLSVQSWVGAQANVAVAEYLLKEELGYRVDKVQIDEIPAWDALSQGRVDAIMEDWGHPDQEQRYIKDKKTIVPGGGVGVTGHIGWYVPTYFAKKHPDVTDWKNLNKYAKDFRTPESGGKGQLMDGSPSYVTNDKALVENLDLDYKVVFAGSEAAQITQIEQFAKQQKPFLTYWYKPQWLFKKVPMTEVKLPAYKEGCDADPAKIKCAYPHTPLQKFFNADFAENGGKAAEFLKNFKWSEADQNEVSLLIADKKMSPEDAAKKWIDANESKWRGWLPK; translated from the coding sequence ATGCGAGTCCGTACGCGCATGACCGCCGCGCTGGCCGGAGTCGGCGCCCTCGTCGCTCTCTCCGGCTGCGGCAAGGCCGACATGTCCAAGCAGTCCTCGCCGTACGCGAACGCGGCGGGCGCCAAGACCGTCACGCTGTCCGTGCAGTCCTGGGTGGGCGCGCAGGCCAATGTCGCCGTGGCCGAGTACCTGCTCAAGGAGGAGCTGGGCTACCGCGTCGACAAGGTCCAGATCGACGAGATCCCCGCCTGGGACGCCCTCAGCCAGGGCCGCGTCGACGCGATCATGGAGGACTGGGGCCACCCGGACCAGGAGCAGCGCTACATCAAGGACAAGAAGACGATCGTCCCCGGCGGCGGCGTCGGCGTCACCGGGCACATCGGCTGGTACGTCCCCACGTACTTCGCCAAGAAGCACCCCGACGTCACGGACTGGAAGAACCTCAACAAGTACGCGAAGGACTTCCGGACGCCGGAGAGCGGCGGCAAGGGCCAGCTCATGGACGGCTCCCCGTCCTACGTCACCAACGACAAGGCCCTCGTGGAGAACCTCGACCTCGACTACAAGGTCGTCTTCGCGGGCTCCGAGGCGGCTCAGATCACCCAGATCGAGCAGTTCGCCAAGCAGCAGAAGCCCTTCCTGACCTACTGGTACAAGCCCCAGTGGCTCTTCAAGAAGGTCCCCATGACGGAGGTGAAGCTCCCCGCCTACAAGGAGGGCTGCGACGCCGACCCCGCCAAGATCAAGTGCGCCTATCCGCATACGCCGCTCCAGAAGTTCTTCAACGCCGACTTCGCCGAGAACGGCGGCAAGGCGGCGGAGTTCCTGAAGAACTTCAAGTGGTCCGAGGCCGATCAGAACGAGGTGTCCCTCCTGATCGCCGACAAGAAGATGTCCCCCGAGGACGCGGCGAAGAAGTGGATCGACGCGAACGAGTCGAAGTGGCGGGGGTGGCTCCCGAAGTAG
- a CDS encoding carboxymuconolactone decarboxylase family protein: MTTTSATNSTPHAHTDRLPEHTPRLNMAELAPDAYRAMIRLAAAAKKGVDPVVFELVQIRASQINHCAFCVDMHTKDALAAGETVERIVQLSAWEESKHFYTAREIAAIELTEAVTVLTDGFVPDAVYERAARHFDDTELAHLIAAITLINGWNRFAVTTRMVPGHYTPGSTAHRPAAEAGAAK, encoded by the coding sequence ATGACGACGACCAGTGCGACGAACTCGACTCCCCACGCCCACACCGACCGCCTCCCCGAGCACACCCCCCGCCTCAACATGGCCGAGCTGGCCCCCGACGCGTACCGGGCCATGATCCGGCTCGCCGCCGCGGCCAAGAAGGGCGTCGACCCGGTCGTCTTCGAACTCGTCCAGATCCGCGCCTCCCAGATCAACCACTGCGCGTTCTGCGTCGACATGCACACCAAGGACGCGCTCGCCGCGGGCGAGACCGTGGAGCGGATCGTCCAGCTCAGCGCCTGGGAGGAGTCCAAGCACTTCTACACCGCGCGGGAGATCGCGGCGATCGAGCTCACCGAGGCCGTCACCGTCCTCACCGACGGCTTCGTGCCGGACGCGGTGTACGAGCGCGCGGCCCGGCACTTCGACGACACCGAACTCGCCCACCTGATCGCGGCGATCACCCTCATCAACGGCTGGAACCGCTTCGCGGTGACCACCCGCATGGTGCCGGGCCACTACACGCCGGGTTCCACCGCGCACCGGCCCGCCGCCGAGGCCGGTGCGGCCAAGTGA
- a CDS encoding GMC family oxidoreductase, with protein sequence MAETNEYDYVIVGGGTAGSVIASRLTENPDVTVAVIEGGPSDIDRDDVLTLRRWLGLLGGELDYGYTTTEQPRGNSHILHSRAKVLGGCSSHNTLISFKPLPSDWDEWEEAGATGWNAEAMDPYYGKLRNNVVRVAKKDQNQIATDWVEAARTALGVPEVVGFNDKPFDEGVGFFDLAYHPENNKRSSASVAYLHPHMEAGDRPNLHLFLETWATKLELDGKTARGVHIRTKDGAEKLLTARREVLVCAGAVDTPRLLMLSGIGPKKDLEALGIPVVHDLPGVGENLIDHPESVIVWETNGPIPGNSAMDSDAGLFVKRDPDHKGPDLMFHFYQIPFTDNPERLGYERPEHGVSMTPNIPKSRARGRLYLTSADPEVKPALDFKYFEDEGDYDGQTLVDGIKLARKVAQAEPFKKWLKREVFPGPEVTDDAEISELVRKAAHTVYHPAGTCRMGASGDELAVVDPELKIRGLEGIRIADASVFPTMPAVNPMIGVLMVGEKCAEILGGDGR encoded by the coding sequence ATGGCTGAAACGAACGAGTACGACTACGTCATCGTCGGCGGCGGCACCGCCGGGTCCGTGATCGCCTCGCGGCTCACCGAGAACCCGGACGTCACCGTCGCCGTCATCGAGGGCGGCCCCAGCGACATCGACCGGGACGACGTCCTGACGCTGCGCCGCTGGCTCGGCCTCCTCGGCGGCGAGCTCGACTACGGCTACACCACCACCGAGCAGCCGCGCGGCAACTCGCACATCCTGCACAGCCGCGCCAAGGTCCTCGGCGGCTGCTCCTCGCACAACACCCTGATCTCCTTCAAGCCGCTGCCGTCCGACTGGGACGAGTGGGAGGAGGCCGGGGCCACCGGCTGGAACGCCGAGGCGATGGACCCGTACTACGGCAAGCTGCGCAACAACGTCGTACGCGTCGCCAAGAAGGACCAGAACCAGATCGCCACCGACTGGGTCGAGGCGGCGAGGACCGCGCTCGGCGTGCCCGAGGTCGTCGGCTTCAACGACAAGCCCTTCGACGAGGGCGTCGGCTTCTTCGACCTGGCGTACCACCCGGAGAACAACAAGCGCTCCTCCGCGTCCGTCGCCTACCTCCACCCCCACATGGAGGCCGGTGACCGCCCGAACCTCCACCTCTTCCTGGAGACCTGGGCCACCAAGCTGGAGCTCGACGGCAAGACCGCGCGCGGCGTCCACATCCGTACCAAGGACGGCGCCGAGAAGCTGCTCACCGCCCGTCGCGAGGTGCTGGTCTGCGCCGGTGCCGTCGACACGCCCCGCCTGCTCATGCTCTCGGGCATCGGGCCGAAGAAGGACCTCGAGGCCCTCGGCATCCCGGTCGTGCACGACCTGCCGGGCGTCGGCGAGAACCTCATCGACCACCCGGAGTCGGTCATCGTCTGGGAGACCAACGGGCCGATCCCGGGCAACTCCGCGATGGACTCCGACGCCGGTCTGTTCGTGAAGCGGGACCCGGACCACAAGGGCCCGGACCTGATGTTCCACTTCTACCAGATCCCGTTCACGGACAACCCGGAGCGGCTCGGCTACGAACGCCCCGAGCACGGCGTGTCGATGACGCCGAACATCCCCAAGTCCCGTGCCCGCGGCCGGCTTTACCTGACGTCCGCGGACCCCGAGGTGAAGCCCGCCCTGGACTTCAAGTACTTCGAGGACGAGGGGGACTACGACGGGCAGACCCTGGTCGACGGCATCAAGCTGGCGCGGAAGGTCGCGCAGGCCGAGCCGTTCAAGAAGTGGCTCAAGCGCGAGGTGTTCCCCGGCCCCGAGGTCACCGACGACGCGGAGATCAGCGAGCTGGTGCGCAAGGCCGCGCACACCGTCTACCACCCGGCAGGGACCTGCCGAATGGGTGCTTCCGGTGATGAACTCGCCGTGGTCGACCCGGAGTTGAAGATCCGGGGCCTCGAAGGAATCCGTATCGCGGACGCATCCGTCTTCCCGACGATGCCCGCCGTGAACCCGATGATCGGAGTGCTCATGGTCGGGGAGAAATGTGCCGAGATCCTGGGAGGTGACGGCCGATGA
- a CDS encoding quaternary amine ABC transporter ATP-binding protein, with protein MSDTATVTPAADAATDAVFAVRNLWKVFGPKADTVPGNDELTGLDPAELRERTGCTAAVRDVSFEVKKGEVFVVMGLSGSGKSTLVRCLTRLIEPTSGSVEIDGEDVLAMDKNRLRELRRHRASMVFQHFGLLPHRTVLDNVAYGLEIQGVARAERREKAMKVIEKVGLEGLEQRKPGQLSGGQQQRVGLARALAADPEVLLFDEPFSALDPLIRRDMQEEVVRLHREEGRTMVFITHDLSEALKLGDRIALMRDGRVVQLGTPEEIVGSPADDYVRDFVRDVPREQVMTCRSAMRPADSDTDEDVKGPAIAPDATVAEAIEAVARSGFPARVMDGGRCLGVVDHEQLLGVVAGVTPKGAAGRGGPPAQADTSMRKTGEVAS; from the coding sequence ATGAGCGACACCGCGACCGTCACCCCCGCCGCCGACGCGGCCACGGACGCCGTCTTCGCCGTGCGCAACCTCTGGAAGGTCTTCGGCCCCAAGGCCGACACCGTCCCGGGCAACGACGAGCTGACCGGCCTGGACCCCGCGGAGCTGCGCGAGCGCACCGGCTGCACCGCCGCCGTGCGCGATGTGTCCTTCGAGGTGAAGAAGGGCGAGGTCTTCGTCGTCATGGGCCTGTCGGGCTCCGGCAAGTCCACGCTCGTGCGCTGTCTGACCCGGCTCATCGAGCCGACGTCGGGATCGGTCGAGATAGACGGCGAGGACGTCCTCGCCATGGACAAGAACCGGCTGCGCGAACTGCGCCGCCACCGCGCGTCCATGGTCTTCCAGCACTTCGGCCTGCTCCCGCACCGCACGGTCCTCGACAACGTCGCCTACGGCCTGGAGATCCAGGGCGTGGCGCGCGCCGAGCGCCGCGAGAAGGCCATGAAGGTCATCGAGAAGGTCGGCCTGGAAGGCCTGGAGCAGCGCAAGCCCGGCCAGCTCTCCGGCGGCCAGCAGCAGCGCGTCGGCCTCGCCCGCGCCCTCGCCGCCGACCCCGAGGTCCTGCTCTTCGACGAGCCGTTCAGCGCCCTGGACCCGCTGATCCGCCGCGACATGCAGGAAGAGGTCGTCCGCCTGCACCGTGAGGAGGGCCGCACGATGGTCTTCATCACCCACGACCTCAGCGAGGCCCTCAAGCTCGGCGACCGCATCGCCCTGATGCGCGACGGCCGCGTCGTCCAGCTCGGCACCCCCGAGGAGATCGTCGGCTCGCCCGCCGACGACTACGTCCGCGACTTCGTCCGGGACGTGCCGCGCGAGCAGGTCATGACCTGCCGCAGCGCGATGCGGCCCGCCGACTCCGACACGGACGAGGACGTCAAGGGCCCGGCCATCGCGCCGGACGCGACGGTGGCCGAGGCCATCGAGGCCGTGGCGCGCTCCGGCTTCCCGGCGCGCGTGATGGACGGCGGCCGGTGCCTGGGCGTCGTGGACCACGAGCAGCTGCTCGGCGTCGTCGCGGGCGTCACCCCCAAGGGCGCCGCGGGGCGCGGCGGCCCGCCCGCGCAGGCGGACACCTCGATGCGCAAGACCGGCGAGGTGGCTTCCTGA
- a CDS encoding helix-turn-helix transcriptional regulator: protein MSEQVHNRLAMVRAERKVSRQSLAEAVGVHYQTIGYIERGQYNPSLDLALKVARYFGLPVEALFSLEPFQPLTDQVYGHGRDR, encoded by the coding sequence ATGAGCGAGCAAGTGCACAACAGGCTGGCGATGGTGCGCGCCGAGCGGAAGGTGTCCCGGCAGAGCCTCGCCGAAGCCGTGGGCGTGCACTACCAGACCATCGGCTACATCGAGCGGGGGCAGTACAACCCGAGCCTCGACCTGGCGCTGAAGGTGGCCCGGTACTTCGGCCTTCCCGTCGAGGCGCTGTTCTCGCTGGAGCCGTTCCAGCCGCTCACGGATCAGGTGTACGGGCACGGGAGGGACCGCTAA